Proteins encoded by one window of Cylindrospermum stagnale PCC 7417:
- a CDS encoding LLM class flavin-dependent oxidoreductase, producing the protein MSQTRKFRLGAFIQATGHHVSAWRHPDTQADAGLNFEHYKEITQTAQRGLFDAVFLADSPGVWGDATGSQHRNGKIVHFEPVTLFSALSSVTQNIGFISTASTTYEQPYTLARKFASLDYLSKGRAGWNVVTTGNENAAANFGLDHHPEHSQRYERAEEFVEVVKGLWDSWEDDAFIRDKESGVYFDPDKLHTLNHQGKHFSVKGPLNVGRPPQGYPVIVQAGASESGRDLAARTAEVIFTANQTLADAQEFYADVKGRLAKYGRSPEDLKIMPGAFPIIGRTEQEAQEKYEFLQSLIHPDVAWGILKNYYKGVDLSKYSLDDLSPELPSDTNTNKSRLKLVRDLATRGTLTLRQLYLSLATARGHRTILGTPETIADQLEEWFNNGAADGFNIMPPILPTGLEDFVNLVVPVLQKRGLFRTEYEGSTLRENLGLLRPGNRFAAKQVEQRLALV; encoded by the coding sequence ATGAGCCAAACACGCAAATTTCGTTTAGGTGCATTCATTCAAGCCACCGGACATCATGTCTCCGCTTGGCGTCACCCTGATACACAAGCAGATGCTGGACTGAATTTCGAGCATTACAAGGAAATTACCCAGACCGCCCAACGCGGCTTATTCGATGCAGTTTTCCTTGCCGATAGCCCAGGAGTCTGGGGCGACGCGACCGGATCTCAGCATCGCAACGGTAAAATAGTCCATTTCGAGCCAGTCACCCTCTTCTCGGCCTTGTCCTCTGTAACCCAAAACATTGGCTTTATTTCCACCGCCTCAACCACCTATGAACAGCCCTACACCCTAGCACGTAAGTTTGCCTCCCTGGACTACTTGAGTAAGGGTCGAGCAGGGTGGAATGTAGTCACCACAGGCAATGAGAACGCCGCAGCTAATTTTGGCCTTGACCATCACCCAGAACACAGCCAGCGTTATGAACGGGCTGAAGAGTTCGTGGAAGTAGTGAAAGGACTGTGGGATAGCTGGGAAGACGATGCCTTCATCCGGGACAAAGAATCTGGTGTCTATTTCGACCCGGATAAACTGCATACACTTAACCACCAGGGCAAACATTTTTCTGTAAAAGGCCCTTTGAACGTCGGTCGTCCGCCCCAAGGCTACCCGGTAATCGTTCAGGCTGGAGCCTCCGAATCCGGAAGGGACTTGGCAGCGCGCACTGCCGAGGTGATTTTCACCGCCAATCAAACCCTAGCCGATGCCCAGGAATTTTATGCTGATGTCAAAGGTAGACTGGCTAAGTATGGGCGTTCTCCAGAAGATCTAAAAATTATGCCTGGCGCTTTCCCAATCATTGGTCGTACCGAACAAGAAGCTCAAGAAAAGTACGAATTCCTGCAATCTTTGATTCATCCCGATGTGGCTTGGGGGATTTTAAAGAACTATTACAAGGGTGTAGATCTGTCGAAATATTCCCTGGATGATCTGTCTCCGGAACTGCCCAGCGACACCAACACCAACAAGAGTCGTCTCAAACTGGTCAGAGATCTAGCTACTCGTGGCACTCTCACACTGCGCCAGTTGTATCTCTCTCTTGCTACTGCCCGAGGTCACCGCACCATACTTGGTACACCTGAAACCATTGCCGACCAACTAGAAGAATGGTTCAACAACGGTGCGGCAGACGGCTTTAATATCATGCCGCCAATTCTCCCCACAGGGTTGGAAGACTTCGTTAATCTAGTCGTTCCCGTCCTCCAAAAACGCGGACTGTTCCGTACCGAATACGAAGGTAGTACCCTGCGTGAAAACCTTGGACTGCTTCGTCCGGGCAATCGTTTTGCTGCCAAACAAGTTGAGCAGAGATTGGCGTTGGTATAA
- a CDS encoding DUF1995 family protein: MAELPKTLEDAIAQSREATQAALADGCKRIQIDFLFPELKILPVAEQFLPVFAEYDSRLKVFFADAGGAALARRDWADAAFSIVDIGTGRTASLQSKIQPEDEIFLFIAPTSVEVPQLEKLCEIIGDRPVVFLNPRLEDSGVVGIGYTARETRRRFISTIESCYYLRPVDDETAVFRSYPGQWEVWVETNDEYQRIAELPKRPSGDELDILLLKGQQQTATDATPAKKPSLFKGLQRFLKALSS; the protein is encoded by the coding sequence ATGGCTGAATTACCCAAAACTCTCGAAGATGCGATCGCACAATCTCGCGAAGCAACCCAAGCTGCCCTTGCAGATGGCTGTAAACGCATCCAAATTGATTTTCTCTTCCCAGAACTCAAAATCTTGCCAGTGGCAGAACAATTTTTACCAGTGTTTGCCGAATATGATTCCCGCTTAAAGGTGTTCTTTGCCGATGCTGGTGGTGCCGCCCTTGCCCGTCGCGATTGGGCAGATGCAGCATTTTCGATTGTGGATATCGGTACAGGTAGAACTGCTTCTTTACAATCAAAAATTCAGCCAGAGGATGAAATTTTCCTCTTTATTGCCCCCACATCCGTAGAAGTACCGCAACTAGAAAAGCTGTGTGAAATAATCGGCGATCGCCCCGTAGTCTTTTTAAATCCCCGTCTGGAGGATTCTGGAGTGGTGGGAATTGGTTATACAGCCAGAGAAACCCGACGACGGTTCATCAGTACCATTGAATCTTGCTATTACCTCCGTCCCGTAGATGATGAAACCGCCGTTTTTCGCAGCTACCCTGGACAGTGGGAAGTATGGGTAGAAACAAACGACGAATATCAAAGAATTGCCGAATTGCCCAAAAGACCATCTGGTGATGAGTTAGATATCCTCCTCCTCAAGGGACAACAGCAAACGGCAACAGACGCCACACCCGCGAAAAAGCCCAGTTTATTCAAGGGTTTGCAGCGATTCCTCAAGGCATTGAGTAGTTAG
- a CDS encoding pentapeptide repeat-containing protein, whose product MLEETKELMLSLKQRWHSPAGKAILEKVLSAIRLQQPWTSFLLTLSDVEDVLNRRDLQGAPLSGLELNNVNFRETTLDFVELRGASLEYADFRGAQLNHADLSGAKLCGANFEGCLMVRANLAGADLSNASLAGSALTGANLVRANFSQADLTNAVLFGAETEDAVFDGAILTNTRFGKFAS is encoded by the coding sequence ATGTTGGAAGAAACAAAAGAACTAATGCTATCCCTTAAGCAGAGATGGCATTCACCAGCAGGTAAGGCTATATTAGAAAAGGTCTTATCAGCAATTCGATTACAACAGCCTTGGACTTCATTTCTATTAACTTTATCAGATGTAGAGGATGTGTTAAATCGACGGGATCTGCAAGGGGCCCCTTTAAGTGGTCTAGAGCTTAATAATGTAAATTTTAGGGAAACCACACTAGATTTTGTTGAGCTTCGAGGTGCAAGTTTAGAGTATGCAGATTTTAGAGGCGCACAACTGAATCATGCAGATTTATCGGGAGCTAAATTGTGTGGAGCAAATTTCGAGGGTTGCCTAATGGTGAGAGCCAACCTCGCAGGTGCTGACCTGTCTAATGCTAGTTTAGCAGGCTCTGCTTTAACTGGCGCAAACCTAGTCAGGGCAAATTTTTCTCAAGCAGATTTGACTAATGCTGTTTTGTTCGGAGCAGAAACTGAAGATGCTGTATTTGATGGTGCAATCTTAACTAATACTCGATTTGGTAAGTTTGCAAGTTGA
- a CDS encoding cyanophycinase, with translation MTKKFGHPEVRAEDSENYDYSRECGTVNRTDSRPIPGILLIGGAEGDASGEKPATRWFLKNAEQGDYLVLGSGGIGRQAEFICDNFGDFVSSAAELSIDSEDAANNPRIIQYIRDAEALFIRGGDQNEYEDYWEGTGVEDAINYLINEKKVPVAGTSAGMAILGDYYYAPAHKGVLSSEILNNPFHKNTKNIYYSDFIQVPILKHVITDTHLDRISGSNPEPRYGRIFGFLARVVHENNNQLKSYAIGLEEGAFVAIDDKGIAQVFGNGSTEGQDAYFLQTNGALPEQIQLDLPLIWNNNGQAVKVYRICGTREGSGKFDLNNWSTASGGKWEYWFTTGGASGFQRKPID, from the coding sequence ATGACTAAAAAATTTGGACACCCGGAAGTAAGAGCCGAAGATAGTGAGAACTATGACTATAGTCGTGAATGCGGAACTGTTAATAGAACCGATTCTAGACCAATTCCTGGCATTCTGTTGATTGGTGGTGCTGAAGGTGATGCATCTGGAGAAAAACCCGCAACTCGATGGTTTCTCAAAAATGCAGAACAGGGAGATTATTTAGTTCTTGGTTCTGGTGGAATTGGTAGACAGGCTGAATTCATTTGTGATAATTTTGGTGATTTTGTCAGTTCCGCTGCTGAACTTTCTATCGACAGCGAAGATGCAGCCAATAATCCACGGATTATCCAATACATCCGCGATGCTGAAGCTCTATTTATCCGTGGTGGTGATCAGAATGAGTATGAAGATTATTGGGAAGGAACAGGGGTAGAGGATGCAATTAATTACTTAATTAATGAAAAAAAAGTTCCTGTTGCTGGAACCAGCGCGGGTATGGCAATTCTCGGAGATTATTATTATGCACCTGCCCATAAAGGTGTGCTGAGTTCAGAGATTTTGAATAATCCCTTTCACAAAAATACAAAAAATATTTATTACAGTGATTTTATTCAAGTCCCAATTCTCAAACACGTGATTACTGACACGCATTTAGACAGAATTAGCGGCAGCAATCCAGAACCAAGATATGGCAGAATTTTTGGGTTTCTGGCTAGAGTTGTTCATGAAAACAATAATCAACTTAAATCTTATGCCATTGGTTTAGAAGAAGGTGCATTTGTTGCCATTGATGACAAGGGAATTGCTCAGGTGTTTGGTAATGGCTCAACTGAAGGGCAAGATGCCTATTTTCTGCAAACTAATGGTGCATTACCAGAACAAATTCAACTGGATTTGCCTTTAATTTGGAATAATAATGGACAAGCTGTGAAAGTTTATAGAATTTGCGGGACACGAGAAGGAAGTGGAAAATTTGACCTCAATAATTGGTCAACCGCTTCTGGGGGTAAATGGGAATACTGGTTTACTACTGGTGGAGCTTCCGGTTTCCAAAGAAAACCAATAGATTAA
- a CDS encoding DUF4145 domain-containing protein — protein MGTLAHSFLLSIFGEDSSQYKLFVKNCEDRRSLRDSIPKRIKRGLAVLNAAKTDIERGYLKKIEALVSADIFSDFLEMASYLLSEGYKDPAAVMIGSTLEEHLRKLCNKNSIDIEYTNGRGDLVPKKADAMNADLVKANIYNKLDQKSVTTWLDLRNKAAHGQYGEYTKEQVELMLQGVTNFMTRIPL, from the coding sequence ATGGGAACTTTAGCTCATTCATTTTTGTTAAGTATTTTTGGAGAAGATAGCTCTCAATACAAGCTATTTGTGAAAAATTGTGAAGATCGAAGGAGTTTGCGAGATTCTATACCAAAACGAATCAAGAGGGGATTAGCAGTTTTAAATGCTGCTAAGACAGATATTGAACGTGGTTATCTTAAGAAGATAGAAGCATTAGTATCGGCAGATATTTTTAGTGATTTCCTAGAAATGGCATCATACCTATTATCTGAGGGATACAAAGATCCTGCCGCAGTCATGATAGGCAGCACTTTAGAAGAACACTTGAGGAAACTGTGTAATAAGAATAGCATTGACATAGAATACACAAACGGCAGAGGTGACTTAGTTCCTAAAAAAGCTGATGCAATGAATGCCGACTTAGTAAAAGCAAATATCTATAATAAACTTGACCAAAAGAGTGTAACAACATGGCTAGATTTAAGAAATAAAGCGGCTCATGGTCAATACGGAGAATACACTAAAGAACAAGTTGAGTTAATGCTGCAAGGTGTAACTAACTTTATGACTAGAATACCTCTTTGA
- a CDS encoding zinc-dependent metalloprotease — MKRFSFYMILLPGLFLGIGSASAKSLPVNRIHSNLSANQKLMPQLPPAKVWVINQNKQAQRQEFFWVVKDIKKVEQQPFLLVAKTTTNAKKKPDDTVKPEKKDEFTAFDEVVKDTQKQEGIFTLYRHKEKNKIYLEIKPEQLNKNYLATANLESGIGEGGIYSGVPLQNFLFYFQRMDDKLQFVVRNVNFRTREGDPQVRSLARSFSDSVLYAIPIKSIHSERKSIVIDLGDLLLTDLAGLATGLGLSASPEQSYFGNAKVFPGNLELESVFNFANSSKSRDSEATNFGTLPDSRGFTLRVHYSLSQLPDNNYQPRLADERVGYFITAYQDLSKDERGDPFVRYVNRWNLEKQDPKAAISLPKKPIVFWIDNAVPFEYRDAIKEGVLMWNKAFLRAGFKDAIEVKQMPDNATWDSADIRYNTIRWINTVDGFFALGPSRVNPLTGEILDADILVDGSFVRVLKNEYRKIVQPNQTQSRTSLSALMENRLLCANGLDANNNGSSQQSPGKNKLFGSLSKMASEYDLCYGMEAANQFAFGSLAMSLLPNTVPSQEQVKDYIHQYLRLIIAHEVGHTLGLRHNFRGSTLLPPEEMNNQEITHTKGLTASVMDYIPPNIAPKGIKQGDYFPRMVGPYDDWAIQYGYIPTQAKSPIAEKPILEEIARQSDKPELSYSTDEDVYDLDPTAAAWDNSGNVLLYSQWQLDNSRLIWERLQKSYPSAGESYSDVSERFITVLNNYFQQIFYTSKYIGGQSFYRVHGGESENRLPFASVPVEQQRQALATLQKYVFAEDALNFSPELLNKLAPSRWRHWGSSPQVGRLDFPIHDLVLFMQGAVLRELLSSDRLSRLKDIELKSQPGNALSLPELFNTLHQGVWTEVLKPKGQSLKISSLRRGLQRQYLDILMAMVLRKENVPEDARTLAWYKLKQLDKQLKRVGSGDEYTKAHLLESGDRIEKTLNAPLQGG, encoded by the coding sequence ATGAAGAGATTCAGCTTTTATATGATTTTGTTGCCTGGGTTGTTTTTAGGAATAGGAAGCGCTAGCGCCAAGTCACTACCTGTTAATCGGATACATTCAAATTTATCTGCTAATCAAAAGCTAATGCCTCAGCTACCACCTGCCAAAGTATGGGTGATTAATCAGAATAAACAGGCACAGCGACAAGAGTTTTTTTGGGTAGTTAAGGATATTAAAAAGGTAGAACAGCAACCATTTTTGTTAGTTGCAAAAACGACGACTAATGCCAAGAAAAAGCCTGATGATACTGTGAAACCAGAAAAAAAAGATGAGTTTACAGCTTTTGATGAAGTGGTGAAAGATACTCAAAAACAGGAGGGGATATTTACCCTTTATCGCCATAAAGAGAAGAATAAAATATATCTAGAAATTAAGCCAGAACAACTAAATAAAAATTACTTAGCTACGGCGAACTTAGAATCAGGAATTGGCGAAGGTGGTATTTACAGCGGTGTGCCTTTGCAAAACTTTTTATTTTATTTCCAGCGAATGGATGACAAGTTACAGTTTGTTGTCCGTAATGTGAATTTTCGGACGCGGGAAGGAGATCCGCAAGTGCGATCGCTTGCCCGATCCTTTAGTGACTCTGTCCTCTACGCGATTCCCATAAAAAGTATTCATTCAGAACGTAAAAGCATTGTGATTGATTTGGGTGATTTGCTATTGACAGACTTGGCTGGATTAGCTACAGGGTTGGGATTATCTGCTAGCCCAGAACAGTCTTATTTTGGAAATGCAAAAGTTTTTCCAGGAAACTTGGAACTTGAGTCGGTTTTTAATTTTGCTAATAGTAGCAAAAGCCGTGATAGTGAAGCTACAAATTTTGGGACTTTGCCTGACAGCCGTGGCTTTACTCTGCGCGTTCACTACAGTCTTTCTCAACTGCCAGACAATAATTATCAACCGCGTTTAGCTGACGAACGCGTGGGTTATTTTATCACTGCTTATCAGGATTTATCCAAAGACGAGCGCGGCGATCCATTTGTTCGCTATGTTAATCGCTGGAATTTAGAAAAACAAGATCCAAAAGCAGCAATTTCTCTTCCCAAAAAACCAATCGTTTTCTGGATTGATAACGCTGTACCTTTTGAGTACCGTGATGCAATTAAAGAAGGGGTGTTGATGTGGAACAAAGCCTTTTTACGGGCGGGATTCAAGGATGCAATTGAAGTTAAGCAAATGCCGGATAACGCCACATGGGACTCAGCTGATATCCGCTACAACACAATTCGCTGGATTAATACAGTAGATGGATTTTTTGCCTTGGGGCCATCCCGCGTTAACCCATTGACTGGGGAAATTTTGGATGCAGATATTCTTGTAGATGGTAGTTTTGTTCGGGTACTAAAGAATGAGTATCGCAAAATCGTCCAACCTAATCAAACACAATCCCGCACTTCTCTATCGGCATTGATGGAAAATCGCCTGCTTTGTGCCAATGGTTTAGATGCAAATAATAATGGCAGTTCTCAGCAATCTCCTGGAAAAAACAAGTTATTTGGCAGTTTATCCAAAATGGCGAGTGAGTACGATTTGTGCTATGGGATGGAAGCTGCTAACCAGTTTGCCTTTGGTTCACTGGCGATGTCACTGTTGCCAAACACCGTTCCCAGTCAGGAACAGGTAAAAGATTATATCCATCAATATTTACGTTTAATTATTGCTCATGAAGTTGGACATACTCTAGGTTTACGCCACAATTTTCGTGGTAGTACTCTACTACCACCAGAGGAGATGAACAATCAGGAGATCACTCACACTAAAGGTTTGACGGCATCGGTGATGGATTACATTCCGCCGAATATTGCCCCTAAAGGTATTAAGCAGGGAGATTATTTTCCACGGATGGTGGGGCCTTATGATGATTGGGCGATTCAGTATGGCTACATACCAACTCAAGCAAAAAGTCCTATAGCTGAAAAGCCGATTTTAGAGGAAATTGCCAGGCAATCTGACAAGCCGGAGTTGAGTTATTCGACTGATGAGGATGTATATGATCTTGATCCAACTGCTGCTGCTTGGGATAATAGCGGTAATGTGCTGCTTTATTCGCAGTGGCAATTGGATAATTCTCGGCTGATTTGGGAGCGTCTTCAAAAGAGTTACCCAAGTGCTGGCGAGAGTTACAGCGATGTGAGTGAACGCTTTATCACTGTCTTAAATAACTATTTTCAGCAGATTTTTTACACTAGCAAATACATTGGAGGGCAGTCTTTTTACCGAGTTCATGGTGGTGAAAGCGAAAACCGATTACCATTTGCATCGGTGCCGGTTGAACAACAACGGCAGGCGTTAGCGACGCTGCAAAAGTATGTGTTTGCAGAGGATGCGCTGAATTTTTCACCAGAACTGCTGAATAAATTAGCGCCTTCTCGTTGGCGACATTGGGGGAGTAGTCCTCAGGTTGGGCGTTTGGATTTTCCGATTCATGATTTGGTGTTGTTTATGCAAGGTGCTGTTTTGCGAGAGTTGCTTTCAAGCGATCGCCTTTCTCGCCTCAAGGATATTGAACTCAAAAGCCAGCCAGGTAATGCTTTGAGCCTACCTGAGTTGTTTAATACTTTGCACCAGGGAGTTTGGACGGAAGTACTAAAACCAAAGGGTCAATCATTGAAGATTTCTAGTTTGCGGCGGGGTTTACAGCGGCAATATCTCGATATTTTGATGGCTATGGTGTTAAGAAAAGAAAATGTCCCGGAAGATGCCCGCACTTTGGCTTGGTATAAACTCAAGCAATTGGATAAACAGTTAAAGCGGGTGGGTTCTGGGGATGAATACACCAAGGCGCATTTGTTGGAAAGTGGCGATCGCATCGAGAAAACCTTAAACGCCCCATTGCAAGGTGGTTGA
- the glp gene encoding gephyrin-like molybdotransferase Glp, translating into MFLVNDAEQIILNSVQPLDKELDVEVVDLLNANNRILANPVISPLDFPHWDNSAMDGFAVRYEDVQNSSAEQPTVLEIVEEIPAGCQPKSTIQRGQAARIFTGAVMPKGADTVVMQERTRREENRVLILAAPKLKDFVRHKAAFYKAGTELLPGGIRLNAPEIAVLAAAQCSQVSVFRRPRVAILSTGDELVTPEQPLQPGQIVDSNQYALAALVRESGAEALLLGIVKDEPTALRDAIAYAIANADVVISSGGVSVGEYDYVEQILASLGATKHIRSVAMKPGKPLTFATFPNPNSSLYFGLPGNPAAVLVTFWRFVQPTIKKLSGVAEGWEAAFVKVRSRSELRSDGKRETYIWGKLHLIDGVYEFSPAAGSQSSGNLINSTQTNALAVLPVGKTLISPGEEVQVLPVQ; encoded by the coding sequence ATGTTTTTAGTCAACGATGCAGAGCAAATTATTTTAAATTCGGTGCAGCCGTTGGATAAAGAACTGGATGTTGAAGTTGTTGATTTATTGAATGCAAATAATCGCATTTTAGCAAATCCTGTGATTAGTCCTTTGGATTTTCCTCATTGGGATAATTCGGCGATGGATGGGTTTGCGGTGCGTTATGAAGATGTGCAAAACTCTAGTGCTGAACAACCGACGGTTTTGGAAATTGTTGAAGAGATTCCCGCAGGATGTCAGCCTAAATCTACTATTCAAAGAGGGCAAGCGGCGCGGATTTTTACGGGTGCGGTAATGCCAAAAGGGGCGGATACTGTGGTGATGCAGGAGAGAACAAGGCGGGAGGAAAATCGGGTTTTGATTCTCGCTGCACCGAAATTAAAAGATTTTGTGAGACATAAGGCAGCTTTTTACAAAGCGGGTACAGAACTTTTACCTGGGGGAATTCGGTTGAATGCGCCGGAAATTGCTGTTTTAGCGGCGGCACAATGTTCTCAAGTAAGTGTTTTCCGGCGTCCACGGGTGGCGATTTTGTCAACGGGTGATGAGTTGGTAACGCCGGAACAACCGCTGCAACCTGGGCAAATTGTAGATTCTAATCAGTATGCTTTGGCGGCTTTGGTAAGGGAATCTGGGGCGGAGGCGTTATTGTTAGGAATTGTGAAGGATGAACCGACGGCTTTGCGGGATGCGATCGCCTATGCCATAGCAAATGCTGATGTGGTAATCTCGTCCGGTGGGGTTTCTGTGGGGGAATATGACTATGTTGAGCAAATTCTCGCGTCACTAGGTGCAACAAAACACATTCGTTCTGTGGCGATGAAGCCAGGAAAACCCCTCACATTCGCTACTTTCCCCAATCCCAACTCCTCACTCTATTTTGGTTTACCTGGTAATCCTGCTGCTGTGTTGGTGACTTTCTGGCGATTTGTGCAACCGACGATTAAAAAGCTTTCTGGAGTGGCTGAAGGGTGGGAAGCGGCGTTTGTGAAGGTGCGATCTCGTTCTGAGTTGCGATCGGATGGCAAGCGGGAAACTTATATTTGGGGTAAATTACATTTAATTGATGGAGTTTACGAATTTTCACCAGCCGCTGGTAGTCAAAGTTCTGGCAACTTAATTAATTCAACTCAAACTAATGCCTTAGCTGTTTTACCAGTGGGTAAAACATTGATTTCTCCAGGAGAGGAAGTGCAAGTTTTGCCGGTTCAGTAG
- a CDS encoding amidohydrolase family protein produces the protein MSKYSRLKTSPSAAIRASLDYPVIDTDVHTNDFTPAFEDYIANYGGAKLVDELRKTEASRLNSKSEGKDWYQQTPEERHYNRTIRSPWWARVTRNTLDLATYTLPELLYERQAEQGSDYSVLFPNNVLAPAGASPENRQALQRAVNHYHADIYRKYSDRLTPVAGIPLTNPQEGIEELEFAVKTLGLKVINITGGVKRPIKAIADKYPADKFPEIAKYASYIDFYGLDSEYDYDPFWAKVVELGVPVTTHYGSQGWTGRSSISNYMNNHIGHFADGSEAFAKALFFGGVTKRFPQLRVAMLEGGAAWGANVYIHLVDRFSKRNLKALQNYNPALTNSQELFEIFERYGAEITQGHSLDPDELTKSVLGASFSRYSRAPIGSELEDFAAAGIETNEDIRDRWVNSFFFGSESDDRTIAAAFNDKANPLGVKINAIYSSDVGHWDVPDLTSPLAESWDLVKEGVLTEADFKSYVFANPYKFYTEANPEFFKGTAIASGPGNIESKQLDKSLVVA, from the coding sequence ATGAGTAAATATAGCCGTTTGAAGACTTCGCCCTCCGCCGCAATTAGAGCAAGCCTTGATTATCCGGTAATCGACACCGACGTTCACACCAATGATTTTACCCCGGCCTTTGAGGATTACATCGCCAATTACGGCGGCGCCAAACTCGTAGACGAATTACGCAAGACGGAAGCCTCCCGTCTCAACTCCAAGAGCGAGGGTAAAGACTGGTATCAACAAACCCCTGAAGAACGTCATTACAACCGGACAATTCGCTCGCCTTGGTGGGCTAGAGTTACCCGCAACACTTTGGATCTTGCTACTTATACCCTCCCTGAACTGCTCTATGAGCGTCAGGCGGAGCAGGGGTCAGACTATTCGGTGCTGTTTCCGAACAATGTTTTGGCGCCGGCTGGAGCAAGTCCAGAGAACCGTCAGGCACTGCAACGTGCGGTTAATCACTATCATGCTGATATTTACCGGAAATATAGCGATCGCTTAACACCGGTGGCTGGAATCCCCTTGACCAATCCGCAAGAAGGTATTGAGGAGCTAGAGTTTGCGGTCAAAACCCTGGGTTTAAAAGTAATTAATATCACTGGCGGTGTGAAACGCCCGATCAAAGCGATCGCTGATAAGTATCCAGCGGATAAATTCCCCGAAATCGCCAAGTATGCGAGTTATATCGACTTTTACGGGCTGGATAGTGAATACGACTATGATCCCTTCTGGGCCAAGGTTGTTGAATTGGGCGTACCCGTCACCACCCATTACGGCAGTCAGGGTTGGACTGGACGCTCCTCGATCAGTAACTACATGAACAACCATATCGGTCACTTCGCCGATGGGTCGGAAGCGTTTGCTAAGGCGTTGTTCTTCGGCGGTGTAACCAAGCGTTTTCCGCAATTGCGAGTAGCTATGCTGGAAGGTGGTGCAGCTTGGGGTGCCAACGTCTACATTCATCTGGTGGATCGCTTCTCCAAGCGCAATTTGAAGGCGCTGCAAAACTACAATCCAGCGCTGACGAATTCCCAGGAGCTGTTTGAGATATTTGAGCGCTACGGAGCGGAAATTACTCAAGGGCATTCCCTCGACCCGGATGAGTTGACTAAGAGTGTGCTGGGAGCTTCATTCAGCCGTTATAGCCGCGCACCCATTGGCAGCGAACTGGAGGATTTTGCAGCGGCTGGTATTGAAACAAATGAGGACATTCGCGATCGCTGGGTGAATAGTTTCTTCTTTGGTTCCGAGTCTGATGATCGGACGATCGCTGCGGCATTCAACGACAAAGCCAATCCGTTGGGTGTCAAAATCAACGCGATCTATTCCTCGGATGTTGGTCACTGGGATGTGCCAGACCTCACCTCCCCCTTGGCTGAAAGCTGGGATCTTGTGAAAGAAGGCGTCCTGACCGAAGCCGACTTCAAGTCCTATGTATTCGCCAATCCCTACAAGTTTTACACCGAAGCCAACCCCGAATTCTTCAAGGGTACGGCGATCGCATCCGGGCCGGGTAACATCGAATCCAAACAACTGGATAAGAGCCTGGTGGTGGCGTAA
- a CDS encoding O-acetyl-ADP-ribose deacetylase translates to MIEYKGCQYCLHFRPDGTCSAFDPEPIPLFIVSGQIKHIKPLQNQKNKIVYEPVEKSIIYRLNEYRRNNNLMRERMEIIEGDITQQKVDAIVNAANEALIAGGGVSGAIHRNTGLGLEEECLKLEGCEEGQAKITKGYCLPAKWVIHTVGPVWEGGTYEEHKILAQCYRNCFAFVEPYNIKTIAFPSISTGAYGFPIEKAAKIAISEARLFLEQNTTLDKVIFVCYKQQIYEYYTAIIKQLFTL, encoded by the coding sequence ATGATTGAATATAAAGGATGTCAATACTGCCTTCACTTTCGTCCAGATGGAACCTGTTCTGCTTTTGACCCAGAGCCAATTCCATTGTTTATTGTCTCAGGTCAAATCAAACATATTAAACCTTTACAAAATCAAAAAAATAAAATTGTTTATGAACCAGTAGAAAAATCCATAATATATAGACTCAATGAGTATAGGAGGAATAATAATTTGATGCGTGAACGAATGGAAATTATAGAGGGAGATATTACACAGCAAAAAGTAGATGCGATAGTTAATGCTGCAAATGAGGCACTAATTGCTGGTGGTGGTGTCAGTGGAGCTATTCACCGTAATACTGGATTAGGACTAGAAGAAGAGTGTCTAAAACTAGAAGGCTGTGAGGAAGGACAAGCTAAAATTACGAAGGGTTACTGTCTTCCGGCAAAGTGGGTTATTCACACTGTTGGCCCAGTGTGGGAAGGTGGTACTTATGAAGAACACAAAATACTAGCTCAGTGCTATCGCAACTGTTTTGCATTTGTAGAACCATACAACATTAAAACCATAGCATTTCCATCAATTAGTACTGGAGCCTATGGCTTCCCAATAGAAAAAGCAGCAAAAATTGCAATTAGCGAAGCTAGGTTGTTTTTGGAGCAAAACACTACGCTTGATAAGGTCATTTTTGTCTGCTACAAACAGCAGATTTATGAATATTATACTGCCATTATTAAACAACTATTTACTCTATAA